Proteins co-encoded in one Klebsiella michiganensis genomic window:
- a CDS encoding UDP-N-acetylmuramate:L-alanyl-gamma-D-glutamyl-meso-diaminopimelate ligase (ligates L-alanyl-gamma-D-glutamyl-meso-diaminopimelate to UDP-N-acetylmuramic acid for reincorporation into peptidoglycan), with translation MRIHILGICGTFMGGLAMLARSLGHEVTGSDANVYPPMSTLLEEQGISLIEGYDASQLDSHPDLVIVGNAMTRGNPCVEAVLEQGIPYMSGPQWLHDFVLRDRWVIAVAGTHGKTTTAGMATWILEACGYKPGFVIGGVPGNFEVSARLGDSPFFVIEADEYDCAFFDKRSKFVHYCPRTLILNNLEFDHADIFDDLKAIQKQFHHLVRIVPGQGKIIWPENDVNLKQTLAMGCWSEQELVGDQGHWQAKKLTTDASQWEVYLDGECVGTVNWQLVGEHNMHNGLMAIAAARHVGVTPADAAQALGSFVNARRRLELRGEAHGVTVYDDFAHHPTAILATLAALRGKVGGTARILAVLEPRSNTMKMGVCKDDLAPSLGRADEVFLLQPQHIPWQVAEVAEACVQPAHWSADVDTLAEMVVKTAQPGDHILVMSNGGFGGIHQKLLDGLAKKAEQQSEHAL, from the coding sequence GATCTGTGGCACCTTTATGGGCGGCCTGGCGATGCTGGCACGCTCTTTAGGGCATGAAGTGACTGGCTCGGACGCCAATGTTTACCCACCGATGAGTACGCTGCTCGAAGAGCAGGGGATCTCGTTAATCGAAGGTTATGACGCAAGCCAGCTCGACTCACACCCGGATCTGGTGATCGTCGGTAACGCGATGACGCGCGGTAATCCGTGCGTGGAAGCCGTTCTGGAGCAGGGCATTCCCTATATGTCCGGCCCGCAATGGCTGCATGACTTTGTGCTGCGCGACCGCTGGGTGATTGCGGTGGCGGGGACGCACGGGAAAACCACAACCGCCGGTATGGCGACCTGGATCCTTGAAGCCTGTGGCTATAAGCCTGGCTTTGTCATCGGCGGCGTACCGGGCAACTTTGAGGTCTCCGCGCGCCTGGGCGATAGCCCCTTCTTCGTCATTGAAGCCGATGAATATGACTGCGCGTTCTTCGACAAGCGTTCCAAATTTGTCCATTACTGCCCGCGGACGCTGATCCTCAATAACCTTGAGTTCGATCACGCGGATATCTTTGACGATCTGAAAGCGATCCAGAAGCAGTTCCATCACCTGGTACGCATTGTCCCGGGTCAGGGCAAAATTATCTGGCCGGAAAATGACGTTAATCTGAAACAAACGCTGGCAATGGGCTGCTGGAGTGAGCAGGAGCTGGTGGGCGACCAGGGGCACTGGCAAGCGAAGAAGCTGACGACCGATGCTTCGCAGTGGGAAGTTTATCTGGACGGCGAATGCGTGGGCACCGTGAACTGGCAGCTGGTCGGTGAACACAACATGCATAACGGGCTGATGGCGATTGCCGCGGCTCGCCACGTTGGCGTCACGCCGGCTGATGCTGCTCAGGCGCTGGGTAGTTTTGTGAACGCTCGTCGCCGTCTTGAACTGCGCGGTGAGGCGCATGGCGTCACCGTTTATGACGACTTTGCGCATCATCCGACGGCGATTCTGGCGACGCTTGCTGCTCTGCGTGGGAAAGTGGGCGGCACCGCTCGCATTCTGGCCGTGCTGGAGCCTCGCTCTAACACCATGAAAATGGGCGTCTGCAAAGACGATCTTGCTCCTTCTTTGGGACGCGCGGACGAAGTCTTTCTGCTTCAGCCGCAGCACATTCCGTGGCAGGTCGCAGAAGTGGCCGAAGCCTGTGTGCAGCCGGCCCACTGGAGCGCAGACGTGGACACGCTCGCGGAGATGGTCGTGAAAACGGCGCAGCCTGGGGACCATATTCTGGTTATGAGCAACGGCGGTTTCGGCGGTATTCATCAAAAACTGCTGGATGGCCTGGCAAAGAAAGCAGAACAGCAGAGTGAACATGCGCTTTAA